Part of the Corynebacterium efficiens YS-314 genome is shown below.
TGCTCGGTGGCGAAACGGTCCACCAGCCTGCGCAGCGGTGCGGTGACGTGGGCGTAGAATCCCCCCACCCCGTTGTGCACCTCGGTGCCACCCGTGGCGATGCTGACATACCCGGACCCCCGCAGCAGCTTCTGGGCCTCGCGCTGTATCGCCATGCCGGTGGGGTTGTTCGGATCCACCGACTGCAGGAACTCACCGATCGGCTGATCCACGGGCAGGTCATAGCCCAGGGCCCCGGCCTCGAAACGGAACATCGACTCGGAATCCTCTGTGGCGGGTGCCAGGGTGCGCAGCAGGCCGTGACCGGCCTGGACCATCATGGTCCCGGCGACCATCCCGGTGAGCAGGGAGATCTCCGAGTTGTAGTCCATGATCGGGTGACGAGGCTCAATGATGACCTCGAAATGCCCGTCGGTGTCCTCCCCGGGGACCCGGACGACCCGCTGGCTCGGGATGGAGAGGTTGATGGCCTCGCGTCGTAAAGCGCTTTCCTGCCGCAACCGGCCCACCGCGGGCAGGTGCTGGATGCTGGGGTGCAGACACCCCCGGTCCAGGTCCGCCTGGGCCTGGTCGTAGTCCAGACGGGCCCGGGACCGGACCAGGGCACGCCGCACATCCGCACCGGTGACCTCCCCGGCCTCATCAAGATCAATGGACCACACCACCGCCGGGCGGTCCTGCCCCTCCAAGAGGCTGGCTGACCCCTCGGATATTTCCTGTGGGTGCAGACGCGCCGGGGAATCAGGCAGGTAGATGGTCTGTCCGCGTTCCAGGGACACCCGTTCCAGCTCGCTGCCGGGGGTGATGAAGGCGGCGACATCGGCGATGGCGTAGTGGACAAGGAAACCGGAGTCACGGCGCTCGATGTAGACGGCCTGGTCCAGATCACGGGACCCTACAGGGTCAACCGTGACAAAGGGCATGTCCCGCAGATCCACGCGCTGATCCGCGAACCGGTCCCGGGCAGCTGCCGCCTCACGGTGCAGCGCGGCCGGGAAATCCCGTTCCACCCCGAATTCCTCGGCGATGGGATCGAAGTCGAGGGCTGCAGCATAAAGCTTCATGCGCTCCAATTGTTCCACAGCCCAAAAATACGTGCAGGGCGAATGAGCCGGTGCATAAGCCGGATTCTGTTCCCGCGGGCCGGGCCGAAACCCTACCCGCGGGCGGTGAACATCCATCTCGGACAGCCATTGCTGACTGCCTCCAGCAGCTACCTGCAGACTCGGCGAGCAGCCTTTAAAACGCCTGCACAGACACACCCATTGGAGTGCGTCCTCATGCCTTGCTCCCGGTGGGGTTTACCTGGCCAGACCAGTCACCTGGCCTGCCGGTGCGCTCTTACCGCACCCTTTCACCCTTACCACCGGCCAAAACCGGTGGCGGTCTACTTTCTGTTGCACTTTCCCGCGGATCACTCCGGGTTGCCGTTAACAACCACCGTGCTCTGTGGAGTCCAGACTTTCCTCGGCTGATGCCTGGGTGATCCAGTCACCTTGGTTCATCAGACGCGATCACCTTGACCGACTCATTCGCAAGCTGTGATTCTACCCGTGTCATACCGGATGACGGTAACCGCCCCGGCGAGCACCCGGAGAACGCCCAGAGAGCGCCCGGCAAGCACCCCGGCGCGCGCCCGGCAAGCACCCCGGCGCGCGCCCGGCAAGCACCCCGGCGCGCGCCCCGGTGAGCGCCCTGGTCCCTGCCGGTTCAGCTGTCCAGATGCGAGGTGTCGTTGAACAGGCGGACGCAGGTGGGGCCATCGGAGTAGAACTCGGCGATCGACAACGAGGCCAGGTCCAGGTGTGTCTTCTTGAAGAAGGACGGGCTGGCATCCAGTGCCTGCCGCAGAATCGACTTGATAGGGGTGACATGGCTGACCACCAGAACATTGGCTGCGCCGTAGTCCTTCTCGATCAGTTCACGGGCCTTCTTCACCCGACGGTGCACCTGCTGGAGGGATTCACCCCCGGGTGGTGCCACCGAGGTGTCGGTCAGCCAGCGGCTGTGCAGTTCCGGATCGGATTCATGGGCTTCGGAGAAGGTCTTGCCATCCCACAGCCCGAAATCAGCCTCGATGAGGTCATCGATGATCCGGACCTCCAGCCCCATCTGGTCCGCCGCCGCCCCGGCGGTCTGCACGCACCGGCGCAGCGGGGAACTGACGATGACATCAATACCCCCACGTTCAGCGAGTTTCCTGGCCGCCGCCTGAACCTGACGCTGTCCCAGCTCGGACAGTTCCGGGTTGGAGCGGCCGGAGTACTGCCGCGCCGCGGACATGGCGGTCTGGCCGTGCCGGAGCAGGAGCAGACGGGTGGGGTCGGTGGTGGCACCGTTCCAGGTCGCCGGCTTGGTGGTGGGACAGTTGAGGTCCTCACCGGTGGGCTTGTCGACGCCCGTGACGGTCGCATCCGTCGGATCGGTCATATCCGACACCACCGGCGTGCCATCATCGATGGGGCCCTCCGGTTTCCCCGCGGCCGCGGCATCCATCGCCACATTGGACAGGTGATCGGCGGCCTTGTTCTTCTCCCGGGGAATCCACGTGTAGGTGACCCGTCCGATGTCACCGGCGAGGTTGCGGGCCTCCATCGCGAGGGTCTTCATGTCCGGGTGTTTGATCTTCCACCGGCCGGACATCTGCTCGACCACGAGCTTGGAGTCCATGAACACCTCCACCTCGGTGGCCCCGAGTTCACGTGCCACGCGCAAGCCCTCAATGAGCCCACGGTATTCCGCGACGTTGTTGGTCGAGCGGGTACCCACCACATAGGCGATCTCGCGGAGGATCCTCTCCCTGTTCTCGGAGTAGACCACGGTGCCGGATCCGGCGACGCCGGGGTTTCCGCGGGAGCCACCATCGGCTTCGATAATCAGTTTCATTGACACATCATTTCCATAAAAGTCATGAACCGGCTGGCAGCTGCGCCTCTTCCGCAGCCCACCGCCGGTTGTGGTGATCCGCCCGGAATCATCCGGGGTGTAGGTGGTGACCCCAACGCAGCAGGTCACCACATGAGGGTTCTAGGAGATGTCGCGGATCAGGTAGGACCCACACTCCGGACACTGTGGAAGCTCATCGGCCGGTGCATTACGCACCTCGGAGACCATGCCGGCGGGCAGGACCATGGCGCACCCGCCACAGGAACGGCCGTTGAACTGCGCTGCACCCACACCGTTTTCCATGCGCTGGGCCTGGTATTCGGTGATGACCTCGGCGGGCAGCTGTGCGGTCAGGCGGGCGATGCGGTCGCGGGGGTCCTCCTCACCGGCGGTGAGATCCCGGGCGGCCTCCAGCGCCTCGCGGGCCTGTGCGACCTCGCGTTCCGCGTCTTGAACCCGAGACTGGGCGAGATCGCGGTTGTTGCGCAGCGCGTGGATCTCATTGTGCGCCTCCTGCAGTTCACTCATGAGATCGGCGATGCGGGACTTCGCGGTGTACAGGTCATGCTGGAGGTCCCGGCGGCGGTCCTCATCGGTCTCCGCCCCCAGTGCATCCTGGCTGTCCTTCTTGCGGCGGCGCAGTTTGCGTTCATCGGACTGGATGCGCAGGATCTCGTTTTCCATGTCATCGACGACCATCTGCGCGGCCGCCGCGGCGTCACGCAGGCGGATGAGGTCAGCCTGGGCCTTGTCCATGGTCTCCTGCTCGGGGGACAGTTTGCTCTGGGCACCTGCGGTGAGGGCACGTTCGGCGTTGGCCAGCTCAAGAAGGGTCTTCTGCTGCTGCTGATCAAGTTTCATCTGTGGTTCTCCTACCGTGACATCTCCCGGGGGCTGCCCGTCGGTTGTCTACAGTTGTGTCGTTCTATCGCATCTGAGCATTATGTGGGACCGGTGCGGGTCCGGTCCGGTGTTGTCGTCATGTCAGTTAAGTCTAGGCGCTCGGGTGATACAACCAGGGGTCGGTGTGGTGCTGGGCGGATCGTCAACAAGCACCACCGACCGCCTACCGCGCCGGGGTGGCGGACATGGTCCAGGGATCGGTCCGGATGTTGAGCACCTCCACGGACACCTCCGGGGCCTGCGCGGCCAGCAGGTCACGCACCTGGGCGGTCCAGGGGAATTCACTGGCCCAGTGCGCGGTGTCAACCACGGCGGGCCCCCCGGCGCGCAGATACTCATCGACCGGGTGGTGGCGCAGATCCGAGGTGACGTACACATCGACCCCGAGGCGGCGGACATCATCGAGGAAACTGTCACCGGAACCGGAGGACACCGCCACGGTGGAGACCATCTGGTCCGGGTCGCCGGTGGCCCGCACACCCCACACGGTGGCGGGCAGCTGATCGGCGACCTGCTGGACGAAATCCGCCAGACGCATCGGCTCCGGCAGCTGGCCCACCCGGCCCAGCCCGTAGGCGGTCTCCAGGGCGTCGGTGGCGGGCAGCTCCACCACATCGAAGGCGGGTTCCTCATAGGGGTGCGCTTCCCGCACCACCTCCAGCAGGCGCGCGCGCAGGCGGCGCGGGGCCACGAACTCCACCCGGAGTTCGGAATCCCGGAAGAGTTCACCGACGGTGCCCTCGGTCGGGTCGGCCTCCCCCACGGGGCGGAACTGGCCGGTGCCGTTGATCTCGAAGACGCATTCGGTGTACTCGCCGATTTCACCCGCCCCGGCGTCGAAGAGCGCCCGTTTCACCTGGCGTGCATCCTTCTCCAGGACATGCACACCCCACTTGTCCAGGGCGTCCAGGTAGCGGGGGGCGATGGGACGGCCCGGGGTGATGCCGACCAGTTCGGCGAGTTTGTCATTGACACCCGGGCGCGCCGAATCGGCGTTGGTGTGCGCGGAGAACAACGCCACCCCGCCGCGGATGAGGGTGTGGATGACCCTGCCCTTGGGTTCGTCAGCGGCCACGGAGGTCACCCCGCGCAGCAGCAGGGGGTGGTGGATGATGAGCATGTCCACGCCGAGCTCCACGGCGCGGTCGGCGACCTCCTGGGTGCAGTCGAGAGCCAGGGCAACCCGGCGCACCGGTTCCCCGGGATCCCCGCAGATCAACCCGACCTTGTCCCAGCTCTCTGCCAGGGCGGGCGGATACGCCTGGTTCATGATGGTGCGGATATGGCCAATGGTCAGATCACTCACGTGTGGTCCCCTCATGGTTGTGTTCGGTCGTGGGGTGCAGCATTCTCCTGCGCTCATGCCCCGATATCGGCGATGGCCTGCAGCAGTGCCGCCACCTGTGCGGGTTCGCGGACAGCCAGGCGCCAGAACCCCGAGTCTAACCCAGGGAAGGTGTCGCACCGCCGTACCGCGATCCCTCGGTCGGCCAGGGCACGCCGTGTCCGCTCCGCGCGGTCCGCCCCACCGGGTGGCTGCACCAGGAGGTACGGTGCCGCGGAGGGGTGGACGGTGAATCCCGCTGTCTCCAGTGCCGTCACCATGGACTCCCGGTTGCGTGCGATGTCGGCGGTGATGGTTGGCAGATGCGGTGTGCCCTGCTCCATGACCGCCTGGATGGCCCGGAGCTGGAGGGTGCCCAGGGGCCAGTGGGCCCGACCGCGAGACAGACGCGTCACGGTCTCCGCGTCGGAGATGAGGTACCCGCACCGCAGCCCCGCCAGGGACCATGTCTTGGTCAGGCTGCGCAGCACGATCAGTCCGGGGATCTGCCCGATCCGGGAGATCATCGATGTGGCATGGGTGTGGTCGGCGACATCGAGGAAGGCCTCGTCGATCACCAGATACCGCCATGGTTCCGCGAGGCGGGACAGTTCATCCACACCGTAGAGACGCCCGGTGGGGTTGGTCGGATTGCCGATGACCACCAGGTCCGCCTCCTCATGGACCTCACCGAACCCGAGCGCGTCGATGGCGCGATCCAGATCAAACGGTGCGCGCAGCACCACCCGGTCGACATCGATGCCGGCATCCACCAGGCAGGCCTCCGGTTCGGTGAAACCGGGATGGATGATCACCGGCCACGCTGGCCGCAGCCGGGCCAGCAGTGAGAACCCCTCGGCCGCACCGTTGAGCAGCAGCACCTGTTCCGGGGTGACACCGTGGTGGGCGGCGACCGCGGCGGTGGCGTCGCGGTACAGCTCGTGCCCGGGGTAGGAACCGAGCGTGTCGACGCCCGACCTCACCACCTCCCGCAACCAGTCCGGCGGGGCATCGGCCTGCACATTGACGGCGAAATCAAGCACCGCACCGTCCGCAGCCCGGTCACCGTGGTAGCGGAGGGGATCACACAGGGGATCATCGTGGGATGTAGTCACGCGGTTCATAGTACTTTCTGGCACTGTGGGTCATGTGACTGAGCAAGTTGGAAAAACGCTGTTGTTTGACCTGGATGGCACCCTGGTGGATTCCTTCCCCGGCATCCGGGAGTCCTTCCTCCACACCCTGACGGTGATGGATTGGGAGATCCCCCCGGAGGAACGGATCAACCGGGTGCCGGGCCCACCGATGGAACAGACCCTGCAGGATCTGGGGATGTCCCCGGAGATGGCGCAGGAGGGACTCCAGATCTATCTTGCCCACTACGGTGAGGTCGGATGGGACATGTCGACGGAGTTCTCCGGCATGCGTGAGCTGTTGATCCGGCTGAAGGAGCAGGGTTACCGCCTGTGCACCGCCACCTCCAAGGGTGAGCGTTTCGCGGAGCGGGCCCTGCGGAAATTCCACATGTTCGATCTCTTCGACTTCATGGGGGCGGCCCAGGAGAACGGTCCCCGCCGTGAGAAGTCTGCGGTGATCCGGCACGTCATCGACCATGTGGATCTCACCGCCGGCGATCCGGGCTTGGATCGCGTCCTCATGATCGGGGACCGCTCACATGACATCGAGGGCGCAGCACAGTTCGGTATCGATTGCGTCGCGGTAACCTGGGGTTATGGCACGCCGGAGGAATGGGCACACGCCCGCCACACCGTGACTGATGCCCATGAGCTTGAAAGGATTATCCATGAGTGGACCTGAACCGGGGCGACCGCTGGAGATCGTCTTCGTGTGCACGGGTAACATCTGTCGCTCCCCCATGGCCGAGGTCATGGCGCGGCAGGAGGCGGAGCGGGCCGGACTGGGTGATGCAGTCATCTTCTCCTCCTGCGGCATGGGCCACTGGCACATCGGGCAGCCCGCGGATCGCCGGGCGGTGGTTGAACTGCGCGCCGGTGGTTATGACGGTTCCACCCACCGTGCTGCCCAGCTCGGCCCGGAACACATGCGCGCCGATCTCTTCGTGGCCATGGACGGCGGACATGCCCATGAACTGGCTGCAACCGGTGCCCCGAATGACAAGATCCGCCTCCTGCGTTCCTTCGACCCCGGGTCCGATCCCAGCGATGATGTGGCGGATCCCTATTACGGCACAGACCGGGACTTCACCCTGGTCCGGGAGAACATCAGGGATGCCCTGCCGGGTTTGCTGGACTGGGTACGCGAACAGACTTCCCCGGCATCCTGACCGCGGTATCCTGTGATCTTCGCGGGATGTGGTAGAGACGGCTTAGGTCTTTGCCGCATTTAGTTCTAAGGTGTGAGGTGTGGAAAGCAAGGTAACGGGCCCGGAGACCGGGCGCAGCGGAAGTACCCGGGACCGGAATGTGCGCAGCCGTTATTCGGGTGAAGTGACAACAGGTGCCACCAGGACCTCCCAACAGAAACCCAAGGGCCTGAGGGCTTTCCTCTCGCCCGGGTGGATCCTGTCGCTGCTGGTGATGCTCACCTTCTCCTATGCGGCGTTCACCATGCTGGCACCGTGGCAGTTGAACAAGGATGAGGAGATCATCCAGCGCAACACCCAGATCCAGGAGGGTTATAACCGCGAGGTGGTTCCCTACTCCGAGGTGTTTGATGCCGATGGCAGCGTACCACCGGAAAACGAATGGTATCGGGTGTCGCTGACCGGGCAGTACCTCCCGCAGAATGAGGCACTGCTGCGCCTTCGCCCCGTCGAAACCACCCCGGCATTCCAGTCCCTGACCCCCTTCCAGCTCGAGGATGGCCGGACCGTTCTGGTCAACCGTGGTTTCGAGGCCTCCCAGGGCACGATCGTTCCGGAGATGGAACCCGCACCGTCCACCCCGGTCACCATCGTCGGCATTGCGCGTCTCAACGAGGGCATGCCCGAGAACGCCCCCCTGGAGGACAGCGGGTACAAGCAGGTCTACGGCATCAACACCCAGCAGGTGGGTGAGCTGGTCGGCCTGGACCTGGGCGAGGACTACGTCCAGCTTCTCGACGACCAACCCGGTGTCCTCAACGCCATGCCCATCCCCCAGCTCGACCGCGGCAGCCACCTGTCCTACGGCATGCAGTGGATCGCCTTCGGTGTGATGGCTCCGATCGGCCTGGGTTATTTCATCTGGGCGGAGATGCGTGAGCGTCGCCGTGACAAGGCTGAGCGCGCCGAGATGTCCAGCCAGCCGGACTCCGTGCTCGCCGCTGGACCGGCAGGATCCGCCAACACCCCCGATGCCACCGTGCCCACCGCATCCGCCGTCAGCACCACGGAGGATACCGCCCCGACCCCGGCACCCACATCAACAGCCAGGGAGCGTCACCGCCGGTCGCGGTATGGCGACCAGCACCCCGATCACTACCGGAAGATCGGCAGGCGCTCGGAGGAGCGCTTCTAGCGCCGTCGACCTCCTACCATCGCCAGCCCCGCGGCCACCGCGGCGCTGGCGATCTGTGTTGTACGGGACAGGGACACGGCACGGCGCACATCACCCGCCACCGGGGCAGGGCCACGGCCCATGCGTGGGCGGTTCTCCGCCCCGTGCGCATAGATCGTTGCCCCGCCCAGGGTCACTCCCAGCGCCGCCGCGGCGGTGGCCTCCACCGGCCCGGCATTGGGACTGGGGTGCCGCGGGGCATCCTTCCGCCAGGCACGAACCGCCTCCCCGCTGCGTCCCTCCACGCCCGCCAGTCCGGTGTGGATGAGCGCGGTCAACCGGGCAGGCACCCAGGCGGCGAGATCATCCATCCTGGCCGCTGCCCATCCGAAATCCCGGTACCGGTCATTGCGGTAGCCCACCATGGCATCGAGGGTGTTGATACACCGGTGTGCCACCACCCCGGGTGCGCCCGCCATACCGGCCCAGAACAAGGAGGCGACCGCCGCATCCGAGGTGTTCTCCGCCAGGGACTCCACCGTGGCACGGGCGATGCCGGGGGCGTCGAGAAGCTCCGGGTCCCGGGAGCACAACCAGGGCACCAGTTCGCGGGCCTGCTCCACCCTGTCCGCCTCCAGGTGGTCCGCCATGCGGGTTCCCGTGCGTTCCAGCAGGGATCCACCCAGGCATGACCACAATGTCGCTGCTGTCGTGGCGGCCGGCCACCGCCGGTGAGCGATCGCGGAGACCACCACGGGCGGGATCACGGCCGCAGCGAGGAAGAGAATGCCGCTGCGGCGGTCGTCCCGGTGGAGCCTGCCCTCCAACCAGGATGCATAGGCTCCATATACAGCCACCGGGTGCCAGGAATGCTGTGGATCGGGAAGAAGGCGATCAGTCACGACTCCCGCGATGATCCCCCGGACTCTGGCGTTCATGTGTTCCCCTGCGGATTGGTGGCACTGACGAATGACAACAGGCCACATGAGGTTTCCCTCATGTGGCCTGTTGTCCAGATACTGCTTCTGTGCGCCCTGACGGGCTCGAACCGCCGACCTGCTGGGTGTAAACCAGCTGCTCTTCCAGCTGAGCTAAAGGCGCGCACGTCCCCCACGGATTGTCAGATAATCCGTGAAAGCAACGAGGGATACCCTATCACACCACCACACGGGCCCGGAAATCGGACCCCGTGGCCCGTGACCACCGCGGTGGGGACGGGACTAGGCCTTCTTGGCGCTGCGCTGGACCAGGCAGGAACCCTGCCAGGCACCCAGACGCTCAGCCTTGGTCTGAACCATGCCCGCGAGCTGGGCCGATTCTGAGATCACACCGGGCGAGAGAGCGCCGACCTTCCCGATACCAGGCGTGAGCAGCCACACACGACCGTTCTCAGCGAGGGAACGAATGGAGTCAACGAGGCCGTCGACGAGATCGCCGTCCTCCTCGCGCCACCAGAGCAGCACGACATCGCACAGCTCATCGGTATCCTCATCCAGGAGTTCCGCGCCGATGACATCCTCGACAGACTCACTGATCTGCGAATCGCAGTCTTCGTCCCATCCGATTTCCTGGACGCTCTGACCCGATTCGATCCCGAGTAGTTGAGCATAATCCTGGGCACCCTGCTTGACTGTGCCCGGAGCGTCGGCCACTGTATGTTCCTCCTGTGAATTGAACCCCCGATATGAAGAAGGGGCAGTTCACCTTTGGAACCACCTCCCGAGGGCTATTGACGTTTGCCCTTCGCACAATACCGCGCATAGCGCAGAAGTTCCCATATTTCCTGGGAAATATTCCCCAATTCTCCCCCACTTTAAGCAAGAACATCCTTTTGACGGATTTCCCACCTATCCCAAGTCGGATGCCCAGCCCCTACCAAACGCTCCCCGGATTCCCGCCCATGAACCACCCGGGGCCACCACCGCGGACATACACAGGACCCCCGGAGACCAAAAGTCGACATCAGACCTCATTTTGATTCGCAGCACGGCCAAACATGAGAGAAACTTCACATTTTGAATTTCCCCTTTCCTGCATATGGAAAACCGCCGGTGACACCCCTGCCATTTGGGCAGCTCCCCCCACCTCACCATGTCCACATTTTCCATAATGTGGCCTGTAACACCCTTGGGCTCAAGGCTTCCACGCCCCACCGGGACCCTCATCAGCAGGTGAAACAGACCCTCCTGCAATGCTTTGTTAAAAAGAACCGCCCTTTGTGCGTATCCTTGTGTCAATTGTGCGCGCACTGCCACCAGCTTTCCTCAGGATTGAACACGGTCGGGAAATCCTCCCCGGATACCCTGCACGCCCCACCTCCCACACCGACACCGGCGGGGAGGGCCGGGCACGTTTTCAGCTGCGGGTGATGGAAGCGGTCGCCGGTCCCCCGGTCGCATAAACGAAATGAAAAACATTCCAACAGGAGGTGTGGAAATGGCCGATCAAGCAAAACTTGGTGGCAAACCCACAGATGACACCAACTTCGCGATGATCCGTGATGGCGTTGCATCTTATTTGAACGACTCCGACCCGGAGGAGACCAAGGAGTGGATGGACTCCCTAGACGGTCTACTGCAGGATTCCTCTCCGGAGCGCGCCCGTTACCTGATGCTGCGCCTGCTGGAGCGGGCATCCGCCAAGCGTGTCCCACTGCCCCCGATGACGTCCACCGATTACGTCAACACCATCCCCACATCCATGGAGCCCGATTTCCCGGGTGATGAGGAGATGGAGAAGCGCTACCGCCGCTGGATGCGCTGGAACGCCGCCATCATGGTGCACCGTGCCCAGCGCCCGGGAATCGGTGTGGGTGGGCACATCTCCACCTACGCCGGCGCCGCCCCACTCTACGAGGTCGGTTTCAACCACTTCTTCCGCGGCAAGGACCACCCGGGTGGCGGTGACCAGGTCTTCTTCCAGGGTCACGCCTCCCCGGGCATGTACGCCCGCGCCTTCCTCGAGGGCCGTCTCACCGAGAGCGATCTGGACAGCTTCCGCCAGGAGGTCTCCTACGAAGGTGGTGGCATCCCGTCCTACCCGCACCCGCACGGCATGCCGGACTTCTGGGAGTTCCCGACCGTGTCCATGGGCCTCGGGCCCATGGATGCCATCTACCAGGCGCGCTTCAACCGCTACCTGCACAACCGTGGCATCAAGGACACCTCGGAGCAGCACGTCTGGGCATTCCTCGGTGACGGCGAGATGGATGAGCCGGAGTCCCGTGGTCTCATCCACCAGGCTGCGCTGAACAACCTGGACAACCTCACCTTCGTGATCAACTGCAACCTGCAGCGTCTTGATGGCCCGGTCCGCGGTAACACCAAGATCATCCAGGAACTCGAGTCCTTCTTCCGTGGTGCCGGCTGGTCCGTCATCAAGGTCATCTGGGGCCGTGAGTGGGATGAACTGCTGGAGAAGGACCAGGACGGTGCTCTTGTCGAGGTCATGAACAACACCTCCGACGGTGACTACCAGACCTTCAAGGCCAATGACGGTGCCTACGTCCGTGAGCACTTCTTCGGCCGTGACCCCCGCACCCTCAAGCTCGTCGAGGACATGACCGACGAGGAGATCTGGAAGCTGCCCCGTGGTGGCCATGACTACCGTAAGGTCTACGCCGCCTACAAGCGTGCGCTGGAGACCAAGGACCGCCCGACCGTCATTCTCGCCCATACCATCAAGGGCTACGGCCTGGGCCACAACTTCGAGGGCCGCAACGCGACCCACCAGATGAAGAAGCTGACCCTGGATGACCTGAAGCTGTTCCGTGACAAGCAGGGTCTGCCCATCACCGATGAGGAGCTGGAGAAGGATCCCTACCTGCCTCCGTACTACCACCCGGGTGAGGACGCACCGGAGATCAAGTACATGAAGGAGCGTCGCCAGGCGCTCGGTGGTTTCCTGCCGGAGCGCCGTGAGAAGTACGAGCCACTGCAGGTTCCCCCGCTGGACAAGCTGCGGTCCGTGCGCAAGGGTTCCGGCAAGCAGCAGGTGGCCACCACCATGGCCACGGTGCGTACCTTCAAGGAACTCATGCGGGACAAGAACCTGGCCGACCGCTTGGTCCCGATCATCCCGGATGAGGCCCGCACCTTCGGCCTGGACTCCTGGTTCCCGACCCTGAAAATCTACAACCCGCACGGTCAGAACTACGTGCCGGTCGACCATGACCTCATGCTGTCCTACCGTGAGGCCAAGGACGGCCAGATCCTGCATGAGGGCATCAACGAGGCCGGTTCCGTGGCATCGTTTATCGCCGCCGGAACCTCCTACGCCACCCATGGCGAGGCCATGATCCCGCTGTACATCTTCTACTCGATGTTCGGCTTCCAGCGCACCGGTGACGGCATCTGGGCCGCAGCCGACCAGATGACGCGTGGTTTCCTCCTGGGCGCCACCGCCGGTCGCACCACCCTGACCGGTGAGGGCCTCCAGCACATGGATGGCCACTCCCCGATCCTGGCCTCCACCAACCCCGGTGTGGAGACCTATGACCCGGCGTTCTCCTACGAGATCGCGCACCTGGTCCACCGCGGCATCGACCGCATGTACGGACCGGGCAAGGGTGAGAATGTCATCTACTACCTCACCATCTACAACGAGCCAACCCCGCAGCCGGCTGAGCCTGAGGATCTGGACGTCGAGGGCCTGCACAAGGGCATCTACCTCTACGACAAGGCCGCCGAGGGTGAGGGCCATGAGGCCTCGA
Proteins encoded:
- a CDS encoding bifunctional RNase H/acid phosphatase, with protein sequence MKLIIEADGGSRGNPGVAGSGTVVYSENRERILREIAYVVGTRSTNNVAEYRGLIEGLRVARELGATEVEVFMDSKLVVEQMSGRWKIKHPDMKTLAMEARNLAGDIGRVTYTWIPREKNKAADHLSNVAMDAAAAGKPEGPIDDGTPVVSDMTDPTDATVTGVDKPTGEDLNCPTTKPATWNGATTDPTRLLLLRHGQTAMSAARQYSGRSNPELSELGQRQVQAAARKLAERGGIDVIVSSPLRRCVQTAGAAADQMGLEVRIIDDLIEADFGLWDGKTFSEAHESDPELHSRWLTDTSVAPPGGESLQQVHRRVKKARELIEKDYGAANVLVVSHVTPIKSILRQALDASPSFFKKTHLDLASLSIAEFYSDGPTCVRLFNDTSHLDS
- a CDS encoding low molecular weight protein-tyrosine-phosphatase gives rise to the protein MSGPEPGRPLEIVFVCTGNICRSPMAEVMARQEAERAGLGDAVIFSSCGMGHWHIGQPADRRAVVELRAGGYDGSTHRAAQLGPEHMRADLFVAMDGGHAHELAATGAPNDKIRLLRSFDPGSDPSDDVADPYYGTDRDFTLVRENIRDALPGLLDWVREQTSPAS
- a CDS encoding RNB domain-containing ribonuclease, which codes for MKLYAAALDFDPIAEEFGVERDFPAALHREAAAARDRFADQRVDLRDMPFVTVDPVGSRDLDQAVYIERRDSGFLVHYAIADVAAFITPGSELERVSLERGQTIYLPDSPARLHPQEISEGSASLLEGQDRPAVVWSIDLDEAGEVTGADVRRALVRSRARLDYDQAQADLDRGCLHPSIQHLPAVGRLRQESALRREAINLSIPSQRVVRVPGEDTDGHFEVIIEPRHPIMDYNSEISLLTGMVAGTMMVQAGHGLLRTLAPATEDSESMFRFEAGALGYDLPVDQPIGEFLQSVDPNNPTGMAIQREAQKLLRGSGYVSIATGGTEVHNGVGGFYAHVTAPLRRLVDRFATEHCLAIAGGYDVPAWVLDTEEAVLESMKRTSQLASQVDNACLDLAEATVLRPWVGQNFTGVVLSSEEERSTARLFIVDPPVFARCQGAPQAGTRRKFTLITADPVTRTVQFAWPAD
- a CDS encoding HAD-IA family hydrolase, whose protein sequence is MTEQVGKTLLFDLDGTLVDSFPGIRESFLHTLTVMDWEIPPEERINRVPGPPMEQTLQDLGMSPEMAQEGLQIYLAHYGEVGWDMSTEFSGMRELLIRLKEQGYRLCTATSKGERFAERALRKFHMFDLFDFMGAAQENGPRREKSAVIRHVIDHVDLTAGDPGLDRVLMIGDRSHDIEGAAQFGIDCVAVTWGYGTPEEWAHARHTVTDAHELERIIHEWT
- the cobC gene encoding Rv2231c family pyridoxal phosphate-dependent protein CobC, with protein sequence MNRVTTSHDDPLCDPLRYHGDRAADGAVLDFAVNVQADAPPDWLREVVRSGVDTLGSYPGHELYRDATAAVAAHHGVTPEQVLLLNGAAEGFSLLARLRPAWPVIIHPGFTEPEACLVDAGIDVDRVVLRAPFDLDRAIDALGFGEVHEEADLVVIGNPTNPTGRLYGVDELSRLAEPWRYLVIDEAFLDVADHTHATSMISRIGQIPGLIVLRSLTKTWSLAGLRCGYLISDAETVTRLSRGRAHWPLGTLQLRAIQAVMEQGTPHLPTITADIARNRESMVTALETAGFTVHPSAAPYLLVQPPGGADRAERTRRALADRGIAVRRCDTFPGLDSGFWRLAVREPAQVAALLQAIADIGA
- a CDS encoding zinc ribbon domain-containing protein, whose translation is MKLDQQQQKTLLELANAERALTAGAQSKLSPEQETMDKAQADLIRLRDAAAAAQMVVDDMENEILRIQSDERKLRRRKKDSQDALGAETDEDRRRDLQHDLYTAKSRIADLMSELQEAHNEIHALRNNRDLAQSRVQDAEREVAQAREALEAARDLTAGEEDPRDRIARLTAQLPAEVITEYQAQRMENGVGAAQFNGRSCGGCAMVLPAGMVSEVRNAPADELPQCPECGSYLIRDIS
- a CDS encoding Nif3-like dinuclear metal center hexameric protein: MRGPHVSDLTIGHIRTIMNQAYPPALAESWDKVGLICGDPGEPVRRVALALDCTQEVADRAVELGVDMLIIHHPLLLRGVTSVAADEPKGRVIHTLIRGGVALFSAHTNADSARPGVNDKLAELVGITPGRPIAPRYLDALDKWGVHVLEKDARQVKRALFDAGAGEIGEYTECVFEINGTGQFRPVGEADPTEGTVGELFRDSELRVEFVAPRRLRARLLEVVREAHPYEEPAFDVVELPATDALETAYGLGRVGQLPEPMRLADFVQQVADQLPATVWGVRATGDPDQMVSTVAVSSGSGDSFLDDVRRLGVDVYVTSDLRHHPVDEYLRAGGPAVVDTAHWASEFPWTAQVRDLLAAQAPEVSVEVLNIRTDPWTMSATPAR